The sequence below is a genomic window from Bacteroidales bacterium MB20-C3-3.
CATAGAAAGCCCTTATAAAATGGAATCAGGGCATACTGTTGGCGAAAATTATGCGTATATGCTAATTCAACTAATAGAAATCCGACAGGAACAAAGGCGGAACAACTGGTTGCCCGGTACTAAAATGCGTTATGAAGAAGGCAAACGTTTCACAAAATTAGATATTGCCTATGAAATCGGACGCCATGAACCATATCATCCTGCTTCCCTATATTGGGACAGCTTACACCGAAAGGAACTGGTAACTTTCTTCAATGATATGTTTGGAACTGATATAGCATGAACAGACGGCGGATTTTTCCGCCGTTACTTTTTCCATGACTAACTAAACGGACAGGGAGAAAAAGTAACAAAAAGCCTATTAAATAAACAATCCGAAACTTTTGGTAGGTTTCGGATTGACAATTATGCTGTATAAAAAACTATTCTGTCGTTATAGTTTCAAATAATTTAATCCACTTGTCTTTTAAGTCTGTGGGTATAGATTCCATCGTTTTTTCAAAACGATTTTGGATTGCACGAGCAATCTCAACTTTCCAACCATCATTTAATGTTACATTATATTTTTTAGCCCAATCTTCTATTTGATTCACAATGTATGTATCCGAGAAATTGTAATAGCTGCCACAAAACAACTCAGCTAAATTATATTATCGATAGAAATAGTGCCTATATATTCTTTGGATATATAAGCACTGTTTTTTATTTAAAGTCCATTTAGTCTTCATCTTCAGCATTAAACAACTCCTCATAGAACTTTCTATTTTCCTCGCCCCATTGGTCCAATGCGTCTAGAATAGGAAATGCGGAACGACCTAAATCAGTCAGAAAATACTCAGTACGAGGTGGTTGTTCTGCATAAATTTTTCTATCTATAATCTTATACTCCAACAATTCTTTAAGTTGTTGATTTATTACACGTTCTGTTGCATCAGGCACCTCCTTGAATATCAGACTTGGGCGTAGTGGCTTATCTCGAAGTGCTTCTATGATGCAAATTTTCCACTTTCCGCCAAGCACCTGCATAGCAATGCTATAACCACATTCTAGATATATAGGGATTTTTCTTTCAGACATAATTGTATAGTTAATTTGTAGGAACAAGATACAAAAATAGTGCGAGAATGCATTCTTTGATTATTTTGCTTATCATTCTCTTATCCTAATTCCTTCTCAAACATATACATCAATTTATCTTTTTCATTCAGTTCTACACTTCTGCTTACCTTTTTATTGGTGATTTGATAGCCCGAAAATCGAGTAACAAAAATGCCCAAGCCTTGAGTGTAGGAGCTGACTTCTGCTGAGTATTCTTTACTAGTATCTAAAGGAATTTCACCCAAAATAGTAGTCCAATCACCATCTGAAGTAATAGTAGATATTTCGCCTTGCATCTTGTTGATGTCTGTAATAGCCCTAGCATTCACAGCTATTGGAATTTGCAATTTAAAATCTAAGATTGGCTCCAACAACTCAACATCAGCTTGTTGTAAAGCCAATCGAAAAACATAGGGAGCTAAACTTCTAAAGTCGGCAGGTGTGCTCACTGGACTATAATAGATTCCGTGAGAAAAAGTGACTTTAAGGTCGGTTACTTCCCAGCCATACAAACCCGATTCACAGGCTTTCTTGACTCCATCGAATACTGCATTCTGAAAAGATTGATTCAAGTAGCCCAATGAAATATCGCTCTCTATCGTAAGTCCCGCACCGATTGGCAAAGGTTCTATAATCAAGCCAATAGATGCCCAATAAGGATTAGGTGGCACTTCGATATGAATGGTGTATTCCGATTTCGTTTTCAGACGTTCCTTATAAATCGTTTTCACCTCTTCAAAGTAAGCATCTACCGAAAATCGCTCCTCCAACAAAGTCAAAATAACTTCCCGTTGAGTTGCTCCATAAAGAGAAACTTCTAGCTCATTATTATCAGCATTGATACCAAACGTTAAAGATGGATCTTCTACCGATAATACATTCATAGCAGAAATTAATTTACTCCTATCCTCTACTTTGGCAGGATGTATAGATGATTTGAGAGCAGGACTAGGAATATTCAATTTATCAAATAAACTTGGCATTGTTCCTAAATAATCACCTACCATCAGACTTTCGGCATGGTCTAAAATTGCAATATCGTTTGTAGAAACTTCATCTACATCTATTTCGTTTCCAGCGTAAAAGGTCTTTAAACTTCTTATTTTCAGATTCTCATCTGAGCCATTGAGGTTGTATGATTTTCTTGTTCTAAGGCTTCCCCCTATAATCTTTAGATAGGCTCGTTTCTGTTCCTTCTTATTATGCTCAATTTTATAGACATAGGCAGATAAATCGTTCTCTTGAGGTAGAGATGTTTCAATAAAAGTAGTGATTGAGTTTAGCAAATCTTCGATACCAATGCCATACATTGCTGAGCCATGGTAGATAGGATGTAGTTTAGCGAATTGAACAAGATGAATCATTGAACTCCAATAGTCTGAATTTGAGAGTTGCGTATCGCTTAAGTATTTTTCAAGCAAAGAATCATCTTTCTCCAAAATTGTTTCTCTGTCCTTTTCTGATATGTTGTGTATTGTACAGCTAGAAGTTAAAATCTTGCCATCAACGGATTGCATAAGAAGAATATCTTTTGAAAGGCTATTTTGTATTTCGAAATAAAGCTGATTTAGATTTACTCCCTCTCTATCTATTTTGTTGATAAATAGAATGGCTGGAATTTCTAGTTGTTGCAAGACATTGAACAACAATCTCGTTTGAGCTTGAATACCCTCTTTAGCAGACACCACAAGAATAGCACCATCTAGCATTCTAAAAGTGCGTTCCACTTCTGCTAGAAAGTCCATGTGTCCAGGAGTGTCGATAATATTAATCTTTGTATCGTTCCATTGAATAGACGTTGTAGAAGCTCTAACGGTGATACCTCTTCGTTTTTCAATATCCATCGAATCGGTTGTGGTATTACCTTTGTCCACACTTCCACGTACCTCAGTTGCTCCACTAGCAAATAGCAAGTTCTCAGTAATGGAGGTTTTTCCTGCATCAATATGTGCAAGAATACCTATATTTATAGTTTTCATTTGATTTTGTAAATAATATAGCGGATGCTTTGTAGAAATGCATCACATAAAAAATACATCCTTGATGGTAGAATGTACCACAAGAACTTGAATTCGTATTTCTAATTATATTATTTACTGCCGCATAGTGTGACAAAGGTAGAAAATAAATTTTAAAATCAACTATCCTAAATCGTTATCTTAGAAAATCCGTTCATACCTATTCCTGACCGCAAGAATATAGTGGCTAAAGGAAAGCAAAATCTTCTTTACCTAAACTGTACCCCCTAAGGGAAATTAATAAAATAATCACTTAAAGTACAGCTTGTTAGGTCGTTTAGGTGGCTTTCCCGTCCATACCGCAAAACTTACTGAAATTCAGCAAGTTATAAAAAGAAGAGACCAAATCAGGGATTAATTTCCGGATTTGGTCTCTTTTTTTTATAGCAAAAGTTAATGTTTAATGAAAGTACCGGAATCAAGTTCATCAAATGCATGCTGAAGTTCCTCTTTAGTATTCATAACAACCGGACCTCCCCAGGCAACAGGCTCTCCAAGAGGCTTACCGGTAAGAAGTACAATCCTGGCCCCGTCTCTGCCTGCCTTTAAAACAACCTCCTCCTTTAAACCGGAATCTGCCTCAGATGGTCTGAATAGGATTGCGCAAGCCTTGTTTTCAAACTCGGAGAGATTATTATCTGCAGCAATAGTCCCATCTAAAAGGTAAATAAAAAGCGTCCTTTCGTTTGAAGCCTCATTGTAACGCCAGATACTATCTGGTGACAGCTTAACATCAAGATAGGTAACATCCACATATTTAGAACTAAACGCCCCTTTATCCGCCCCATAACTGCCTGCGATAATCCTAATTTCTGCCCCCTCCTCTTTAACCAGAGCTACCTGATCTTGAGTAATGTCACCATAAGAGGGATAAGTCATTTTATCCATTGCCGGAAGATTAAGCCAAATCTGACAACCAAGCATTCTCTCAGATGCAATGGGCATCTCCTGATGGATAATACCTGAGCCGGCTGTCATCCACTGGCACTCAAGGTCACGGATTGCCCCACTGTTACCAAGACTATCTCCGTGCTCAATTTTCCCGTTAATAAGATATGTTATTGTTTCAATGCCCCTGTGAGGATGCCACGGGAAACCCTTAATGTAATCATCAGGGTTTTGCGAATCAAAGCCGTCAAGCATTAAGAAAGGGTCAAAATCCTTTACATTTCTTAAGCCGAGAACTCTTCTCAGATGAACACCCGCACCATCAACAGCATTTTGCCCGCGTACTATTTGCGCTACCTCTCTTCTATTCATATAAAGCAGGATTAAATTTCCTACAATATAACAAATAAATGTAAAAAATTAAAAGAGCCAGCCATAGATCATACCTGAAACTGTAGCCATTGCCATAACAAGCAGAACAAAAATCACGGTCTTCTTTGTTCCCATTACCTCTCTTATAACAAGCATATTGGGAAGAGAGAGAGATGGACCGGCAAGCAACAGAGCCAGAGCGGGCCCCTTTCCCATTCCGGAAGCAAGTAAGCCCTGGATAATTGGAACCTCAGTTAATGTCGCGAAATACATAAAGGCACCAACAACACTTGCAAATAGATTTGAAAGTAAGGAATTTCCACCGACAGCCCATTCGATCCATTCATTTGGAACAACACCTGCTATTGATGTGCTTCCGTGCGTAGAGCCCAGAAGGAAACCAGCTGTTACAACACCTATCGCAAGAAGGGGAATTATCTGTTTTGCAAAACTCCAAGCAGAGAGTGTCCACTCACGATTATCATCATCCCCTTTATCAAAGAGAGTGATAACACTAAGCGATATAATACCCACAACCATAGGGATAAGAGGTCTGAAAACCGGGTTGCTAATTGCGGCATTTGTTGCAAAAACAGATGCTATGGTTGCAACAGCTGCCACTAAAACCCACTGCCATTTAATTTTAAGTATTTTAATCAAAGAGTAACAGAGCATAAGGGCGAATCCCCCGGTGATATACCATTTATATGTAAATATATAGTACCAGGCACTTGATGTATCATCAGCAGCTGGTCTTCCCCAGTTAGCAAAGACAAGTATAGCAACCAGCGTGAAAAAATGGAAGGCAGTTTGGCTCATCGCTCTTTTTTCAGGGATATCGGGAAAGTTCATCTGCTCCTCTCGCTTTGCCCTCTCCTCCTTCCTGAAAATAAATGCCATCGCTAATCCAATAATAACAGAGAAACTAACAGCTCCGATTGTTCTCGCTACACCCATCTCAAAACCAAGAATTCTGGCTGTAAGTATTATCGAAAGTATGCTTATGGCCGGACCCGAATAGAGAAAAGCCACTGCAGGGCCTAAGCCTGCACCTCTTTTATATATACTTGAAAAAAGAGGCAGAATTGTACAGGAGCAGACCGCCAGAATTGCCCCGGAGACACTGGCAATTGTATAGGCCACCCATTTTTTTGCATTCGCACCAAAGTATTTTAAAACAGCCCCCTGACTTACAAAAATTGATATAACACCAGCAATAAAAAATGCAGGAAGGAGACAAAGTATTACATGCTCCTGAGCGTACCATTTTGCAAGGTCAAGAGTTGCAAGTATCGCAGTCAAAAAAGTCTCATTGCCTACAGGCATAAAGAAGATAGCTGCAAATACAACCACAATCCATAAAAGGATTTTAAACTCCTTATTTTTCTCCATAACCTTATAAACCAAGAATCTGTTTAACCTCTTTCTCTGAAGGAATCCTGCCTTTAATCTTTACAATCTCATCCACCACAATCGCAGGAGTAAACATTACATTATACTTCATTATCTCCACTATATCCTCTACCTTGGTAATCGTTGCATTTAGACCACTCTCAGCAACCACCTTCTCAACTACAGCCTGAGCTGTTTTACATTTAGCACAACCTGTGCCCAGAATCTTAATTTCCATATTTTTTAGCATTTATTGTTCGCAAATATACGAACTAATTTAATACTCCATAATTTTTTTAAATTTGTCAAATGAAAACTTTTCTATCAATATTGACTATTTTATTTGCCGTTCCGTTAATGTCTCAAAACACATTTTCTTACAAAACGGCAAACTCACAGGAACGGAGAGATACCTTTTTACACCGGCTAAATAGAGGATTCACCGAAATATTTACCGGATTCGTCGGGAAGTTCTATTTTTTTCCTTACTATCGCTCCACTTTTGCAAAAACTTTTTAAAAACAGAAAAAGATGCATGTAATAAACAACGGAGGCAGCCCCCGCAGAGATGGACACGGTGCCATAATAGCTGCAGCAGCAATTATTATTTTAGGAGTTCTCTTCTTGGGGAGAAATCTTGGATTTATTAATCACGGAATCCTGAGAGTCGTAATCTCCTGGCAGATGTTACTTATATTCCTTGGAGCAGTAGCCCTTTCAAAAAGAAATAACACAGGAGGAGCTATACTTATAGGAGTAGGTCTGTTTTTTATTGTGCCGAGACTTACCGGAGCAGGAATGTACTGGGCAGCAACATGGTGGCCACTACTGCTTATTGCTGTTGGAGTTATTCTGGTTATCCGTTTTCTAAGACCTGATTCTCCCCTGAGAACAGGATTCAGAGGTCACAATTTTGCGAATGATGTAACCTATAAATCAGATAAAGGATATGTTGATTCAGAGGTATCTTTCGGATCAGTTAACCACATTGTTGTTGATCCTGTTTTTAAAGGAGCCAGAATAAGAAATAACTTTGGAGCAACAATTCTGGATTTGAGAAGAACAACCCTGGAGGAGGCAGATACATTCATTGATATAGACTGCAATTTTGGAGGAGTTGAAATTTTTGTACCTTACGGATGGACTGTTACATCTCAGATAAAAAATTTCCTGGGTGGCACGGACGACAAACGCTTCAGAGCCTCTGAGGCTCCCGGAGACGGGAAGAGACTTATTCTAAGAGGTAATGTATCTTTTGGAGGAGTAGAGGTTAAAGGATAGAGAATTATTTATATGCACCCTTTTGCCGAGACAAGAAGAGAGACTGTTAAAGGGGCTGCTTTCGCAATCACGGGAGCAGCTCTGCTCTCTGTACTCTTCATCAGATACGGAAAGCCGGAAACCACTCTTTGCGCAATACTCTCATCGGTATCATACACGGCAATTTTCTCCGGATCTGCATATTACTGGTGGTATGTACAACAGTATCTCAAGGCTCCGGGAGCAAAAGCAGCTGTGGCAGCTCTTGTTCAGCTGGCCTCATCCGCAGCAGGGGCGATAACAGTATCGGCATTATGCACAGAAGGAGCTCAATGGTTTTACGAGGTACTACCCATTGCTGTATCGCTCGGCATAATTGGATGGATATCGGTAACACTCTACTACAAAACGAGAGAGTTTGAAGAGATGGGTGAAGAAGAGGGCTCCCCCCAGCAACCTCGTGAGGCAAAGAGAAATACTCAGGAGAATATCTCAGTAAAGGAGGGTAACAGGATTCACATCATTCGGGCCGATAATATACACTATATACAGGCATATGGCGACTACGCGATGTTATATACTGATGAGGGAAAGTTTGTAAAGGAGGAGACAATGAAAAACCTGGAGGCCACTCTTCCGGAGCACTTTGTCAGAATCCACCGCTCCTCAATTGTCAATACCAGAATTGTTGTAAAGACAGAACTATACGGAAAGGAGAGCTATACCATTCATCTAAGCAGCGGAGATACACTGAGGGCCAGTGCCCCGGGGTATAAACTTCTTAAACAGAGGCTCTCCTTGTAAAAAAATTGAACAATATATATATATCAGAATAATGAAAGATTTCACAACTAAGCAGAAGCAGATAGCCAGATATGCAAAGGCACTCGCTCACCCCGTAAGGATAGCAATTTTAGAGCTCCTCTCAAGCCAGGCCTGCTGCTATCATGGTGATATGTCAGAGGTGATTCCTGTTGCAAAAAGCACTCTTTCCCAACATTTAAAGGAGTTAAAAGAGGCAGGTCTTATTCAGGGAACAATTACA
It includes:
- a CDS encoding LytTR family DNA-binding domain-containing protein; amino-acid sequence: MHPFAETRRETVKGAAFAITGAALLSVLFIRYGKPETTLCAILSSVSYTAIFSGSAYYWWYVQQYLKAPGAKAAVAALVQLASSAAGAITVSALCTEGAQWFYEVLPIAVSLGIIGWISVTLYYKTREFEEMGEEEGSPQQPREAKRNTQENISVKEGNRIHIIRADNIHYIQAYGDYAMLYTDEGKFVKEETMKNLEATLPEHFVRIHRSSIVNTRIVVKTELYGKESYTIHLSSGDTLRASAPGYKLLKQRLSL
- a CDS encoding LiaF domain-containing protein translates to MHVINNGGSPRRDGHGAIIAAAAIIILGVLFLGRNLGFINHGILRVVISWQMLLIFLGAVALSKRNNTGGAILIGVGLFFIVPRLTGAGMYWAATWWPLLLIAVGVILVIRFLRPDSPLRTGFRGHNFANDVTYKSDKGYVDSEVSFGSVNHIVVDPVFKGARIRNNFGATILDLRRTTLEEADTFIDIDCNFGGVEIFVPYGWTVTSQIKNFLGGTDDKRFRASEAPGDGKRLILRGNVSFGGVEVKG
- a CDS encoding helix-turn-helix domain-containing protein yields the protein MSERKIPIYLECGYSIAMQVLGGKWKICIIEALRDKPLRPSLIFKEVPDATERVINQQLKELLEYKIIDRKIYAEQPPRTEYFLTDLGRSAFPILDALDQWGEENRKFYEELFNAEDED
- the tet(36) gene encoding tetracycline resistance ribosomal protection protein Tet(36); translated protein: MKTINIGILAHIDAGKTSITENLLFASGATEVRGSVDKGNTTTDSMDIEKRRGITVRASTTSIQWNDTKINIIDTPGHMDFLAEVERTFRMLDGAILVVSAKEGIQAQTRLLFNVLQQLEIPAILFINKIDREGVNLNQLYFEIQNSLSKDILLMQSVDGKILTSSCTIHNISEKDRETILEKDDSLLEKYLSDTQLSNSDYWSSMIHLVQFAKLHPIYHGSAMYGIGIEDLLNSITTFIETSLPQENDLSAYVYKIEHNKKEQKRAYLKIIGGSLRTRKSYNLNGSDENLKIRSLKTFYAGNEIDVDEVSTNDIAILDHAESLMVGDYLGTMPSLFDKLNIPSPALKSSIHPAKVEDRSKLISAMNVLSVEDPSLTFGINADNNELEVSLYGATQREVILTLLEERFSVDAYFEEVKTIYKERLKTKSEYTIHIEVPPNPYWASIGLIIEPLPIGAGLTIESDISLGYLNQSFQNAVFDGVKKACESGLYGWEVTDLKVTFSHGIYYSPVSTPADFRSLAPYVFRLALQQADVELLEPILDFKLQIPIAVNARAITDINKMQGEISTITSDGDWTTILGEIPLDTSKEYSAEVSSYTQGLGIFVTRFSGYQITNKKVSRSVELNEKDKLMYMFEKELG
- a CDS encoding thioredoxin family protein, which codes for MEIKILGTGCAKCKTAQAVVEKVVAESGLNATITKVEDIVEIMKYNVMFTPAIVVDEIVKIKGRIPSEKEVKQILGL
- a CDS encoding pirin family protein; amino-acid sequence: MNRREVAQIVRGQNAVDGAGVHLRRVLGLRNVKDFDPFLMLDGFDSQNPDDYIKGFPWHPHRGIETITYLINGKIEHGDSLGNSGAIRDLECQWMTAGSGIIHQEMPIASERMLGCQIWLNLPAMDKMTYPSYGDITQDQVALVKEEGAEIRIIAGSYGADKGAFSSKYVDVTYLDVKLSPDSIWRYNEASNERTLFIYLLDGTIAADNNLSEFENKACAILFRPSEADSGLKEEVVLKAGRDGARIVLLTGKPLGEPVAWGGPVVMNTKEELQHAFDELDSGTFIKH
- a CDS encoding metalloregulator ArsR/SmtB family transcription factor, whose protein sequence is MKDFTTKQKQIARYAKALAHPVRIAILELLSSQACCYHGDMSEVIPVAKSTLSQHLKELKEAGLIQGTITPPTIKYCINRENWDEARGMFSQFLHDLKNDGFVC
- a CDS encoding permease, which codes for MEKNKEFKILLWIVVVFAAIFFMPVGNETFLTAILATLDLAKWYAQEHVILCLLPAFFIAGVISIFVSQGAVLKYFGANAKKWVAYTIASVSGAILAVCSCTILPLFSSIYKRGAGLGPAVAFLYSGPAISILSIILTARILGFEMGVARTIGAVSFSVIIGLAMAFIFRKEERAKREEQMNFPDIPEKRAMSQTAFHFFTLVAILVFANWGRPAADDTSSAWYYIFTYKWYITGGFALMLCYSLIKILKIKWQWVLVAAVATIASVFATNAAISNPVFRPLIPMVVGIISLSVITLFDKGDDDNREWTLSAWSFAKQIIPLLAIGVVTAGFLLGSTHGSTSIAGVVPNEWIEWAVGGNSLLSNLFASVVGAFMYFATLTEVPIIQGLLASGMGKGPALALLLAGPSLSLPNMLVIREVMGTKKTVIFVLLVMAMATVSGMIYGWLF